A stretch of DNA from Tigriopus californicus strain San Diego chromosome 11, Tcal_SD_v2.1, whole genome shotgun sequence:
aagaaaaacgCAACTTAGAAAATAAGGTCTCTCTTTAGAATTTTTAGGGCGCGAGACTGAATTAAATGGTTTCTCCGTTCGTATTTGccctcgaaaaaaaagttaaagacctctgctttgaaaatgttcagTTGGAGAAAAATTAAACAGAAAAATACAATTAATGACCATATgatcaaagcaaaaatatgatCGAGAAAGGAAAACTTCATCTTTTCCGGAATACTTCTTTTGAATCCAACCATATATGAGCAGACAAGTACGTCAAGCAAGGTGTTGGTGGCGACCATGTCGATCTTTTAAAATCTGGCCCGGAATTAATTTTGTGAAAACTGAGTGACGATCATTGAATTCCCGGTCATCTTTTGTGTTAACGGGTTCATGGTTTAATTTTGACTAGAAGCAATCAAAGGGTGTCATGAGATATTAATAAGAAAATGATTTCTCACTAATGTTatacaaaaaaattatttgaacAATTAAAAAAGTTTTAGAGTCAAAATCTGCACTCTCGGGGTTACTGCCTTAATGAAAAGACACAAACTCGGTATTGGCTGAATGAGCTATGTATACGAATCCGATGAAATTACTGGGCCGTTGGGAAATGAGCAAGAAAACTTAAAGAAAAACATCTGAGGGAACCATAAAGAAGATTTGAACCGTTGATCACTAAGTCAAATATAAAAGCATAAAAGATTTTGAGAGCAGTCCCTGCATTTCATCCTATGTATGTTTACGCCTGACATATTCTCTTGTTCGTAGGATGTGTGGAAGTGGCAATTATGCATCCGTTAGATCTCATCAAAACCCGCCTCCAGATTCAATCCAATGCCTCTCGCGGGAGTGCGAATCACTACAATGGCGTTGGGGATTGTATGGTTAAAATGTATCGCCAAGAGGGCCTCAAATCATATTGGAAGGGTATCATTCCGCCCTTATGCGTGGAAACGCCCAAACGCGCCTGGAAGTTTGGAACTTACGAGATTTTTAAAACTCAAATGGGATATCGACGGGATGGATCCATGACCTTCGGGCAAATGGCCACAGTAGGTTTGAATCCCCATGATTTGACAAGCATCCGTAAGTCACTCTAATTGACTATCTTCCTTACAACAGGTAAATCTAATGGCGGGTATGGGATCTGGGGTCACCGAGGCCATTATTGTCAACCCTTTTGAAGTTGTTAAAGTGAAGATGCAATCAAATCGCTCACACCAATCTGCACGTCCCACCACATGGTCTGTGGCGCGGGAGATTATCCGTGAGGACGGAATGGGTCGCAACGGTCTTTTGGGTAAAGGTCTCACCGCAACCATTGGACGAAACGGCGCGTTCAATACCATCTATTTCGGGTTCTTTTACACCGTGGTCCATAACACCGAAACATTGGAGAATAAGTGGCTCGAATTAGCGAGAAAGTTTGCCTTAGGTTTTATCTCTGGTACCATGGcctcaattttcaacattccGTTCGATGTGGCTAAGAGCCGCATTCAAGGCCCACAGCCTGAACCAGGGAAAATAGCTTACAGGGGCACTTTCCGGACCATTGGTATGGTATATTCGAAAGAGGGGTGAGTAGTGGATCATATGATGAGTTTGCAGATGGCTACTTGACGAATAAGTGTACTCCTTTGATTCGCGTTTCAGGTTTGCTGCTCTGTACAAAGGGTTAGTGCCTAAAATCATGCGATTGGGGCCAGGAGGAGCCATCATGCTAATAGTGAAAGATTATGTGTTTGACCACTTAAAAGTGAGATTTCCTTAATATGAGGAATAAAAAGCTTCGTAATTATTTATAAATCATAGCAATACACAGTAATTTGCACGCACTTATGTAATACAAATATAGTTCACCATGGCAAATTGGTTAGAATACTTAAATTTTGATATCCAAATAATTCCTGCCTACATGGAGCGGAGGGACTTGTTCATAGTTTATCAGAGGTATTCTTTGGGCACGGCTCTGGAAACTCGCCTAAGCCGGATTTCTCCTTTCACATGGCCGACAGCAGAGGATGTCCCAGCAACACTGGCAAAATCGCGCCAAGATGCCGCAAGTCAAAGCCATCAAGAACATGAACCAAAGGAAGATCACCAACGCAAAAGTGAAGAAATAGAGGAAGTTTGGGCAATTCTGGTCCGTTTGTTGGTCATAAACGTCGAAGGTCCAATGCGAGCCGTAACCTGCAAGTTAAATACAATGGGATTGTGATGGACTTCCTCTTGCAATGCTAACCCAACAGATTTAGGAAGTTTGTGTTTGGTTCAAGTCCTTCAGTACTTACAGAGCCAGACCACGTAGAGGATGAGGATAAGAATGTCGTAAATCAAGATACAAGTGAACGTGAAGCCAAAGTTGACCGAATTGCATAGGCTGTTGTTGCAAATATCGCCACAACACACACAGCACCgctgaaataaaaatgaccgATCTTAAGATCTGCACGGATAAGGAAGTTTGTGCGGTTAGCCCTTACCATGAATATGACCCTCAAGACCATTCCCAGGATGAAAATTATGCCTCCAGCCATGAGGAAGTTTGGGATGTGAGGTTGGACGGAACAATCGTTGTTATTCAAAGGATCGTTGGATTTCCAATCCACATGGTAAGCACCAATAGCGATCATGGCTATGGAAAGTATCAAGACGAAGGTACCGCCACCAAAGATGCCGGCACACTTCTTACGCTCTTCGTCAAAGGccatcttttattttgatccaGACAATCTGAAACGTATTCAATAATGTTGCAGAAGCGTCCTTTCTAACATTCTCCAACCAATTTTAAATAGGTTCTACATAAACCTTGAGCCCATTACATCATGAAGAATTAGTTGATCTTTGCCGTTCTGGCGTAGTCCAAATTTACATACCCCACGCGGCATATTTaacttgacaaaatttgaagttggatttttttcaatgatttgttgtCTTATTATAAGATTAGGCTTTGTCAGGGCTAATTTATAGATCAAGACTACGTTTTGCAATTCctactttttcaatattttgaacggcatcattgtaaatgtcaaaagaaaagtggTGATCGAAATGACCTCACGCGCAGTACGAGCCTCATTCATGGGAAAGAACCTAAGAATCAACCTGCAAGTTGTCCACGATAACCATGACGATCACTGAAGTTGCATGTTTAGTTTCAAAAGAGACCTCAATATTGCCGGGTACATCCCCCACCCTCCTATTGGAAATGTGGTGGTTTGTCCTTCTGTTAGGTACGTCGTCAACCGtggacaatttttcaatgatgaaaaggatgaCTTGCTTTCCACTCTTTATTTCATCGAGTAAGAGCTTGGATCAGGCAAATCTTTTGGCACTATTACATTAATGATGAGCTGCATCTTCTTCCTAGCCCTCGACATGGGGCCAAAGTATCTTATGGTCCTTTGGACATTGGTTTCCTTCACACCCATGGTGACCCTGATTGATTCGTCTTAACTCAACGTTTGAAGGAATTAATCATAGCAGGGATCCACACTGATTTCTCAGACTTTGAACCTCTTTCTAACATCATTGACAACTTGCCGGCTGATTCTCAggttctttccaatgaatgaggCTCGTATTGTGCCTGAGGTCATTTCGATCACAACTTCTCTTTTGGCATTAACAATGATAccgttcaaaaaaaaaaatagatatcAAAACATTGTCTGGATAAAGAAATTAGCCCTGACTACGTCTAATCTTAGTAAGACGACAAACCATCAtaaaaatctaaattcaaattttgtcaagttAAATATGCCGCATGGGGTATGTTATTGTTCACTGCAATGATTAAGGCATCTCCCCATTTTAGTGCCTGGATGGGCTTTCATTAATTGTGGgattgaagccaaaaaagccAACCACAGCTTCGCTTTATATCCagcttgaaatttttgattcaaGCCAAATAAAAAGACTACAGTTTGTGCACGACCAAtgaaacatgttttcaaattgcCATGCCTCAAAATATTACAGAGGCATTCTTGAATCAAATTAGCACGAGGATCAAAAACATATGGTGCATGTTTTCGAAATATATTTcgagcttcttcttctcagATAAAACTGAGGTCATTAATCCCTCACTGTCATTGGTTTTACTTTAGCGCAAATTCACTAGAAATAACCATCCAAATAAAGATCCTGGTCTTGCAAATGACCTTGAAACTCTAAAACACATTTCTGTGATAGTTTGACGCCATCTAAAAAATGCATCGCCTCACCTGAACTTATCTGCACAAGTGGCACTCGTTGCAAACCTTGTAACACTTTTAAACAATTGGTCAACCTTTGAACTTGGATTTCATTCGATAATATTTGTAGCTCTTCTTCCGACAGCCCTTGCAATCAAACTAATACTCAGTTTGGAAATCCAGAGACCAAACTCTTTTACCAAGGTCTTTTTGAGTCAGTTAGGGGGCGTGGGAGATTTCCTTGAAACGAATCTGCCCGAATTTGGCCATGACAATGACGTGACGtcataaattgaaatgaatcaaagcTTATCCTACCTGTTTATGAAACTGATATCCAATCCCAAAGACGTTCTCTTCCAATGTACTTGTTGCTCTGGAAGTTTGtgagaattgtttttttcggTTAGTTAAGCCTTCCCTAACGTCTCTTTCAGTACATTCCAGACTCCAGAGAATCCGATGGACTGCCCCGCCTTGTCCACCTAGCCTTATGTTTCGTGGATGTACCCCCTGACTCTCTCAACCTGGCCTCCACAGCACTTTCCGCGCTCACGCTTGGAGACCAAGCTGCTTCCTTATCAGTTTAGGGTGTTCTTTAGGACCAAGACCAAGTGTTCGTGCTCCTCTGAACGCTTAGCCTTGCcgtgaaccactggagtatggacatGGATGCTAAAGTCTTGAATATTTTAGAAGTAATTGAAcccaatgatttttttcttgcaataaGACTGACGGCAAGTCACTGGACGTTCGAACAGGAGGATCAAAGGATGAAGCTCCCAAAGAGTAAAATGCGCAAAAACAATGAGCTAGTCCTATTTTATTCTATTTGTTTAGTTATCTTGTTAGCTTTGAGGGTGCATAACTTTTAACTCGGTCAAAGCAAACAATCATAGGCATATCTCTTTGGGGTCAGCCTCTTTTGGTAAAGATCACATTGACTCGATTCCGAAatagcatccccgtccatactccagtggttcatggccaTGCCCTGTTTATCTACATGATGCTGGTCTGGAAGCCAAAGGGGCAATGCCTCAATGCTTCAAGGTGGTGGCAGTTGTCTAGTTGATATTGGTAGGCATCGGCATCATAGAGAATGGTAAAATATGGTTGTGGTTCTACGAAAGTTGGGCAGTCTTCCTGGGAAGAGGAGTGGGCATTTGGATTGTGCAGTACCACGCACAAACGTGTCAAGGAGCAACTGCCTTAAATTCCGCCCCAAACAAGCACTTTTAATGATACAGAAGGAACCTCAAGAGAGCTAAATTTGGCGAATCAGTTCCAGAGAGTCGCAGAACAATGCtcatattttacttttcaatgctACAGTGTCTCTTAACTTGACTTCAACATGAATTCGTCGAGCATGATTAATGGACTATTAATTCATGTTCGAAATCAAGTGCTCTGACGTCAGTGGTGCGATTGATTCAGGTGTAATTCATTTGTTAACTTGTTAGCAAAAATTGATCAAGTACCATTGTGCCATGATTAGTGATAACTCGAAAAATCTGAAGTTTTCTCGCTGAAATGGGATGATTGGGTTCGGTCTACAGCAGAAATGATTGAAGAAACTATTGTACGCATTGAAACTATTGAATGACAGACTGCTCAAATGTGGCATTATTTTCATCTTTGCATAAACGAACAACCATTGCCTAGTCTTGCATGGGCGTTGTCACATTGCGTTGCTGTTGACGTCATCCGAAGTGCAATgacaatttttgcaaaaaactgTGCCACGAAAGAAAATACGGCATTGTGAGTCATTACCAGGGGTAAGAAAGGCTAAAGAACGAAGGCTTGATGTTCTAagattccaagaaaaaaacattggccACAATGAATCTTAAGTACGAATCTGACTAATTTACTTACATTTTGACAGTTTTACTTCAAAATAGCAAATATGTAGAAGATTGCGTGATAATTAATAAACTTAGGAAATGACAGCCAAACCTCTCAATAGCCTAAATTTCTACTTTCTAGCTTTCAGCGCCCTTAGCCATTGCTTCACTATCATCTTTAAGGTAGAATTAATATTTTATCGCattaatttgacaattttaaaAAGCGCGTCTTACCTCTATCTTGTTTGACACCCAAACTCTAACCGCTTGGAAATCAATGAGTGGTGATATCGCCAACTGCTTATCGCAAACTCTCCTTGACAAATCAATATAGCCGCTAAGCCAAGCACCAGTTGCGGCTGGCCTTCAAAGAgtgttggatttgattgttAGCGAAAGATCAGTTGAAAAGGGAGATTAGAGTGGTGCAGGAAGTCAGGTCTAATCCgaaatctttttgcattttttgcagcGTCATTGCGGAAAATCTTTGGACCTAAAAATGCGAATGAATGTATAGCGATATACGTACAATCATAGATGAAATAGTAAAATGGTTAGAGTGGGAAAATTGTTTAGCTAGAGTTTGATATCACACTAGAAATGGCTAGAATGGTTCATTGCAGTTTCAATCCGAAGAAGTGGGCAAGTAGTAGGTGGACAtaatcttcaagaaggggttctccaagGCGACGGTTCGATGGTTATTGGGAATGTCCCCAGGCCCTTGCTTACAATGAAGGTGATGGCAGACTCTATCCCCTATGTTGGGAAGAATGATATTTGGAGGGTGTTactgaaaagatcttggtcatggagaagtgaaagttggacaGGAGAAATCTTGGATGTTGAAcaggctttgctcttcattttcttgaaggccaGGTTCATCTCGGATTCTGCGAAGGCTGCCAATTTGGATGGAATTGTCTGGGCAGCCCTGTCTGTACCTCCTCCACTCCTGTTTCTGATGTCGTTGAAAATAATTCTtactttctctcttctctctttcgcagctttgagaggaaaatgaaatacccTATGGCTTATGAGGTCAATGGTAAGGCCATTAGTCATGTTAGGTTATGACTAACATGGTAGTTGGAAggcagttttcttttatgttttgaCTCAAAGTTGCgcaattccatttttttcgtacttgatgcattgcatcttgaATCAAGGCAACTTTCAGTCCTTTCTGAAGTTACTTTTTAtcgttccaatttttgaatgtgATGAAAGGCTCTTCTCCAGTActatctctctcacttcgaatgtTGCGGAAACTTATTGTTTATTGCTTTTGCCACTCCAACCACCTTCTTGGTGTAAAAAGAGTAATggcagtttttgaaaaaatcttgaagttcaaacttctATAATTGATGAATTCTTAGTCAGCACGGGTTTCGAGCGAATTTTAGCGGGGTTAACTAGCTAATGGCTGATAATCATAGTTCTTATGATACCACTCGTCAAAAAGGAATGCATCACACTACACTCCCAATTTTCCAGaatgttcatttatttgagAATTTACATGACACATTGTCCAATAGAGAGATCCACAGACGGACAACCAATCTGACATGGACTTTGACACTGCCTATCAATAAgaattggacgatgtgatggccgggcgaggctcatcgTAATCGATCTAAGCTAATCTATATCtgctcatggatacttttgaagatgtacaaGATATCATTTGTACATTATCCCAATATTTTAcattaaaaaagcaaatgtaaaactactttcttttttagaccatttttttaactGAGAAGTAATTGAGATAAATCACTCAGAGTAACCAAATTTGAAGTAGAAACCggcatggtttagggtattaattcAAACTAGGAGCCAACTTcgagggcttttgatttgcaagattttgatatttcttgGTTCTTAGCTTTAAGTTTTCCAAAATTGGTTTTACATTGTCTTCTTacgtgtcttttttgcttttagacAGGCTTACATCTTTGCAACAAGAATTTTTTATGCCAAGCAAAAACTATTTCATGCTTTAAGAATCTattagtgattatttggccctcataaggtttttttttctccgaTCCCTTTTGATAAGCCAAAAGTTTAATCTTGTCATTTCCCTTCTCCCACATCAAATCCTTTCGCATTTATGGATAAGAAATTTGAATACCATTGATATGATGGTTGGCCCATCGATGAATGATAACTCGCTCGTTGTTTAGAAAGATGAGTTCTGTGTCTCTCAATACTGATTTGTGGTCACAAATTGCGATATGAGACTAGATGCAGATGTGAGCGGCAAGTTACGTTTTGTTTAAGCTCTTACGAAAATCGGTCACATTGTCAAGATAAGCTTGGTTCTTCTTGGCTGCTTCGTAGAGGAAATAGAAAACAGGATCGACGGCTATTGTTTCTACACAGTAGTGATAACTCCTACTGCAGTTATGTGTTATGTGctagatatgctcatcaaatggaaagttcgatgaagtcgaaagtccagagatagcatcacgattgctaactctgtgcaagtcgCTTGTTCacccacatcttgaatatgcttacagtgttcagagaaggtacgaaaggtctgatactgtacgtcttcaaaagcatccatgagctttgtcccaacccaggatttagggtcaattgtagtgaccatagaggcttaatgtgcgttttgagagcaccttcaagcctccgagaatccaggctagttcgaacaa
This window harbors:
- the LOC131891002 gene encoding mitochondrial 2-oxodicarboxylate carrier-like, which gives rise to MPKILTKDNGLQMISGGCAGCVEVAIMHPLDLIKTRLQIQSNASRGSANHYNGVGDCMVKMYRQEGLKSYWKGIIPPLCVETPKRAWKFGTYEIFKTQMGYRRDGSMTFGQMATVNLMAGMGSGVTEAIIVNPFEVVKVKMQSNRSHQSARPTTWSVAREIIREDGMGRNGLLGKGLTATIGRNGAFNTIYFGFFYTVVHNTETLENKWLELARKFALGFISGTMASIFNIPFDVAKSRIQGPQPEPGKIAYRGTFRTIGMVYSKEGFAALYKGLVPKIMRLGPGGAIMLIVKDYVFDHLKVRFP
- the LOC131891003 gene encoding uncharacterized protein LOC131891003, whose protein sequence is MAFDEERKKCAGIFGGGTFVLILSIAMIAIGAYHVDWKSNDPLNNNDCSVQPHIPNFLMAGGIIFILGMVLRVIFMRCCVCCGDICNNSLCNSVNFGFTFTCILIYDILILILYVVWLCYGSHWTFDVYDQQTDQNCPNFLYFFTFALVIFLWFMFLMALTCGILARFCQCCWDILCCRPCERRNPA